In Pyricularia oryzae 70-15 chromosome 2, whole genome shotgun sequence, one genomic interval encodes:
- a CDS encoding phosphate metabolism protein 7, whose translation MSSQEDQEKLTENKSLSGLYSTLVPVLIASGAYLAIFLILRRSQRRWYAPRTYIGSLRPGERTPELPNGLFNWFGQFWKIPDTYALQHQGLDAYLYLRYMRMSIVITFVGCCITWPILFPVNITGGGGQEQLDMLSYANVNAGSQEGRYRFFAHAITAWIFYGFILYLIFRELVFYINLRQAFLLSPLYSRRISSRTVLFTSVPDAYLDEAHLRQVFGPSVRNVWITYESKEVDELVKKRDERAYRLEKAEVKLIKLADKNRRAALKKGGSDAEADASKNEANQLDTESGSIAARWVPQGKRPTHRTGALGLIGSKVDSIDYCRDELHRLIPKTHEAQRQYRSGTSKKIPGVFVEFRSQGEAEAAYQVVAHHRGLQMAPRYIGITPGDVIWSSLKVSWWQRVVRRYLVLAFIAALIIFWAFPVLVVGIITNIDKLKQDVSWLSWLNYIPDAIMGVITGLLPSVALAILMSLVPIIMRLCAKLSGEPSHSRCELFTQNAYFCFQIVQVFFVTTVGSAGTELGPQLQKMALDPQLIPQTLADTLPKPGNFYNNYFLVQGLTIAASVLSQIVGFVIFQLMYRFLASTPRALYQKWATLSAISWGSTLPVYTMITCIAIIYAVITPLVLGFACLAMCLFYIAWRYNVLFVTDTKIDTRGLIYPRALKQLFVGVYVAEICMIGLFGASTAIGPAVLMAALLLFTVLFQLTLTNALDPLLYNLPQTLLAEEELLLLAPQNGALSAGPSGATGTTMATNGFASNDAHSPADIKDTEAAAIATVPSAKKGNILSRFFMPWMYADYATLRKLVPQGTELDLDLDNLYSDEVNGNAYYPPAVTSTPPLLWIPRDAAGVSKQEIAHTGKVIHITDEGCELDENGKLVWDRESTRPPVWEEKVPY comes from the exons ATGTCTAGTCAAGAAGATCAAGAAAAGCTCACGGAGAACAAAAGTCTGTCGGGCCTGTACTCGACTCTTGTTCCAGTGCTGATCGCATCCGGTGCTTACCTTGCAATCTTCCTGATCCTCCGTAGGAGCCAGCGAAGATGGTATGCGCCGAGAACCTACATCGGCAGCCTGCGACCAGG CGAACGCACTCCTGAACTACCAAATGGCTTGTTCAACTGGTTTGGTCAGTTTTGGAAGATACCGGACACATATGCTCTCCAGCACCAGGGTCTGGACGCCTATCTCTACTTGCGATACATGCGGATGTCTATTGTCATAACGTTCGTTGGATGCTGCATCACCTGGCCCATTCTATTTCCCGTCAACATTACAGGTGGGGGCGGCCAGGAGCAGCTGGACATGCTGAGCTATGCCAACGTCAACGCTGGGAGCCAGGAGGGCAGATACAGGTTCTTTGCACATGCAATCACCGCTTGGATCTTCTACGGCTTCATTCTCTACTTGATCTTCCGCGAACTGGTCTTCTACATCAACTTGCGTCAAGCGTTCCTGTTGAGCCCCTTGTATTCGCGCCGTATCTCGTCTCGAACCGTCCTCTTCACCTCTGTACCAGACGCTTACCTGGACGAGGCCCACCTACGACAGGTGTTTGGACCCTCTGTCCGCAACGTCTGGATCACATACGAATCGAAGGAAGTCGACGAACTGGTCAAGAAGCGCGACGAGAGAGCCTACCGGCTGGAGAAGGCTGAAGTCAAGCTCATCAAGCTTGCTGATAAAAACCGTCGGGCTGCTCTCAAGAAAGGTGGCTCCGATGCCGAAGCCGATGCCTCCAAAAATGAGGCCAATCAACTGGATACCGAATCCGGCAGCATTGCAGCTCGATGGGTTCCTCAAGGCAAGCGACCAACGCACCGCACTGGCGCCCTGGGTTTGATCGGCTCAAAGGTTGACTCTATCGATTACTGCCGCGACGAACTCCACCGTCTTATTCCCAAAACGCACGAAGCCCAACGCCAGTACCGTTCAGGCACTTCCAAGAAGATTCCCGGTGTCTTTGTTGAGTTCCGCAGCCAGGGTGAAGCTGAGGCTGCTTACCAGGTGGTTGCCCATCATCGGGGTCTTCAGATGGCACCACGCTATATTGGCATTACACCTGGCGATGTCATCTGGTCATCCCTCAAGGTCTCCTGGTGGCAGCGTGTTGTTCGTCGTTATTTGGTCCTGGCCTTTATCGCAGCCTTGATCATATTCTGGGCGTTCCCCGTCTTGGTTGTCGGCATTATCACCAACATTGACAAGCTGAAGCAAGACGTTTCATGGTTGAGCTGGTTGAACTATATTCCGGAT GCTATAATGGGCGTCATAACTGGTCTGCTACCGTCTGTGGCTCTTGCCATCTTGATGTCACTTGTCCCCATCATCATGAGAC TTTGCGCAAAGCTTTCTGGAGAGCCATCGCACTCCAGGTGTGAGCTCTTTACCCAAAATGCCTATTTCTGCTTCCAAATCGTCCAGGTTTTCTTCGTTACTA CCGTCGGTAGCGCTGGTACCGAGCTTGGTCCTCAGCTTCAGAAAATGGCACTGGATCCTCAACTGATCCCGCAGACTCTCGCCGACACACTACCCAAGCCGGGCAACTTTTACAACAACTACTTCCTCGTTCAAGGTCTCACAATCGCAGCGAGTGTTCTCTCGCAGATTGTTGGCTTTGTAATCTTCCAACTCATGTATAGGTTCTTGGCGTCGACCCCGCGTGCATTGTATCAGAAGTGGGCGACGCTGAGCGCGATCTCTTGGGGTAGCACGCTTCCCGTTTACACCATGATCACCTGCATCGCCATCATTTACGCCGTCATTACTCCTCTAGTACTAGGCTTTGCATGCTTGGCCATGTGTCTGTTTTACATCGCCTGGCGCTACAACGTTCTCTTCGTTACTGACACGAAGATTGACACGAGAGGTCTAATTTACCCTCGCGCCCTCAAACAACTCTTCGTTGGTGTATATGTTGCTGAGATTTGCATGATCGGTCTGTTCGGTGCAAGCACTGCGATTGGACCGGCGGTCTTGATGGCTG CCCTGCTCCTCTTCACCGTTCTCTTTCAGCTCACCCTCACCAATGCTTTGGACCCTCTCCTTTACAATCTCCCTCAAACCCTTCTGGCTGAGGAGGAGTTACTGCTCCTTGCACCTCAAAATGGAGCCCTCAGCGCTGGCCCATCAGGCGCCACAGGCACTACCATGGCTACGAATGGCTTTGCCTCCAATGACGCGCACAGTCCCGCTGACATCAAGGACACTGAAGCGGCTGCTATAGCCACCGTACCTTCTGCCAAGAAAGGCAACATTTTGTCGCGATTTTTTATGCCCTGGATGTATGCCGACTACGCTACCCTGCGCAAGCTGGTGCCCCAGGGGACCGAGCTTGACCTTGATCTCGATAACCTGTACTCGGACGAGGTCAACGGCAACGCATACTACCCTCCCGCTGTAACCAGCACACCTCCACTTCTCTGGATCCCGCGTGATGCCGCTGGAGTATCGAAGCAAGAGATTGCGCACACGGGCAAGGTAATCCATATTACAGACGAGGGATGCGAGCTTGACGAGAATGGAAAGCTTGTTTGGGACAGGGAGTCGACGCGCCCGCCGGTTTGGGAGGAGAAGGTGCCTTACTGA
- a CDS encoding THO complex subunit 2 — translation MPPKRKRHSDRPSIDASGNRPSPHRPEHTFLGRHDVSYPDGGGGGGRGGRGGRQTRSGRSDRRDSTQNSSNHNSGAPAASPTSPTSTRPPSASSHAAPAPIITAPISAPPSAPPSPTFPNYDYSIVTEERIGSWKTGGRQAVIDHGVQSRNDEDATEVSALFQELLHSALDSRIDPVDAGGIVKEVVQTDTEATASQFAFDPRILFLDTVSIFMDVETIQFRDPLCDFMLATEIPHALMRQVLDPQFMTQLGLIRETFVKVGIRQSTNLLYRQANYNLLREESEGFSKLVNELYTSLRADPDADYPWDAAQATFERVKGLIGTFDLDVGRVFDISLDVFAATIVKQLRPFLKFLRISSWWPRTMSKSDDTAIFSGLPRWAWPELAADGLTESDHEAAFEKKKLSRDIAFWRRVRDINIDAFYELGAREVAGADLQRLIESDEDSGYSEAEREWIKTTKTLPARGNRTAAQILGFKLRFYQTPENEGTKVPGNLLWVAAVLIKIGFISLTDIYPHVYHPDEEMKEYQEELEKELRKQRAKNRPGAASNALAAAGALSDDTLPPGAANQSSRRLGESTASKPDSDRNGKDAKNKGSQEDDDIFDQKCLLLEHLLLIGALPEALFIIGRFPWLVELAGPKVLPGLHRILEYAIDKVYAEAAPVPASGDNVQACPPKKIIDLDQTGVRKGDLRLTDPTPRRFLRWPHPDKMDHLEGQNYRYYFNEWNDNIPVCQDIEDVLTLCNTLLNISGVHIGLHAPLLAKLTAIGTHSLHIDKSPENYERWRALLQRLLVPALSHTGENSYLVDAVWAMLKLYPTHVRYSIYADWYEGPTSRLPGMRDAFEITRLNTQGTMKRLSADNIKKMARTMAKAAYSSPGIVFKVALEQIEAYSNLIEAFIECAKYFTDLGYDVLLWSLLNSLSTSRSRTSSASVLNTSQWLQALSKFSGQVFRRYANLNPTPVLLYVNEQLCKGNSTDLVILERLITSMGGVVSDVDFTDAQLEAMTGGPILRKQTLINVQDKRFESSTQKSALRLMRALLSNDLAGRLLVSIAQYRQVAIYRIPEDEAHIKYLASVIDSTQKILSQFLDLLRSNLEPDRFDATVPGLVALLSEFGLDPSLAFMIGRGSLTFIRNPPKAPALPSPKDELSRAQVVSTPAADAEGDVPMTTAVEGSPDVTMGEPTATAQKDSSAAQNSQTDGAGPAADGVRNGDQFLELLQPLSAAVQPLLSPEVLKSMSPEFYTIFWSLQLSDIAVPQSSYEAENTRLRSQLEETIRDRSDMSKAGQQKKAERRTGLENISKQLRDEMVQLAESNLRIRIRVAKGKPSWFPADANPNAVHDTLIEQCLLPRLLLTATDSIYTFRAVKFLHENRVPNFKLMTLYDRLFNANRLRTMIFTCTMGEAVHFGRFLRFVLADLASWHRSKALYEEKGLGLFAKTGKRIYLGFATAIDDKGVPQSFVEHDPFRDLLYSWHKNLNTALKSCLQGSEWMHIRNAISVLSSIVEVFPAVDFMGSQFAQQLDAIKVREKDRHADLATAAGMVESSMKRRKPKWVMVQAFRPNISGEPQEEAKVASESQQDAPKSLRPSAPEFRPKSANGTNASSGARKMDVEDGEVKDGRVSSNKSTQSTPIPSQSQEKKTALANDKDTAQKSPAPSTLPAGNIAGLPKRPELPKRPDVPMPGQGLSRNSHNSRGDSRESRDGRGNREPRDARETREPRESRDTRDARDSRETRDARNTDSTRSERSARDFAGSERRGSDNNNTGSREAGRPSDKDRGSRNDQSSRRIESVSERDSRPSRDSARDSARDLPRDNLKDLPRDRNTGPRSHDGGRPGPRDAPRDSSSAPRGSALPPAAGDPQEPTINPARARLLAEEHPGMFTPDRAVPHRERRGPSPTRSPRDDSRQRSQPARPPSPPRGEQFRIETVSSDRERNQGRGRGFHVEPTGPPGRESYGGEAPIHNAPRDKYRDRDGERSAGDRQRHSHDQDNGRLSHHDPNYGRLNPIQSVASEGPSGPHSGPPSGPRGRGARESSRLSSLDTSVSQAPSWSEGRGANANGDIQRGTSPDRQPPTGPASGRGSSRRNRPGQFEPGSAAASPTSTVAPSPTTGVHPDRMRLVSGTGAPGSGPGQGGPPMHNSSGPNSAGPVSANSIPVNPSRLSQMNSRPAPSQQPASAGPRQPMGPPLHTPDRPSHTGRGPLPPSNIPSHTPGSDPRGNHSVPSGPGSANDRNRNRGPRAMMDSINTTLEKAGQENRANYNDGNRGNYNNNRMSGGRNVPGSDARILTGGSPASTPTQERTNPMLRDLPGDRGHSSSFGGDMPRGGPVTDYSNHGPNGSSSRDGRDHERSSSRKEHRESRSGRPSRRGSRDRSGDRGDRGDRESREHRESGRDRRSGAPGSSGTSGGSGHGRDGERESSSRRGTARDSTGGGGREAIPNATSGRESLGGSGRESRHRGDVPRDHSSGGGGGGERMPGGGGSRGGRGGGGSGMPQPRSSDDRRDGGSSGGRDDRGSRKRRSEDAAGLSSDRDKRQRR, via the exons ATGCCTCCCAAACGCAAGAGACACTCGGATCGACCATCGATCGacgcctcgggcaaccgaccgTCCCCTCATCGACCCGAGCACACCTTCCTTGGCCGTCACGATGTTTCATACCCcgatggtggtggcggcggcggccgaggcggccgtGGTGGACGTCAGACCCGAAGCGGCCGGAGCGACCGTCGCGATTCAACACAGAACAGCTCAAACCACAACTCTGGGGCACCGGCGGCATCACCGACATCCCCAACGTCAACGCGACCGCCGAGCGCTTCATCGCATGCTGCTCCGGCACCTATAATCACTGCGCCGATATCCGCACCTCCTTCTGCCCCGCCTTCGCCCACATTCCCTAACTATGACTACTCAATTGTCACAGAAGAGCGGATAGGCTCGtggaaaacgggtggacgtCAGGCTGTCATCGATCACGGCGTACAGTCTCGGAACGATGAGGATGCTACCGAGGTATCTGCTTTGTTTCAGGAGCTCTTACACTCGGCTCTCGACTCCAGGATCGATCCCGTGGACGCAGGTGGGATAGTCAAAGAGGTTGTACAGACGGATACAGAAGCTACGGCGAGCCAGTTTGCTTTCGATCCGCGAATCCTTTTCCTTGACACGGTCTCGATTTTCATGGACGTCGAGACTATCCAGTTCAGGGATCCGCTCTGTGACTTTATGTTGGCAACAGAGATTCCGCATGCGCTCATGAGGCAGGTCTTGGACCCTCAGTTCATGACGCAACTGGGCTTGATACGCGAAACTTTCGTCAAGGTCGGAATCCGGCAGTCGACAAACCTCCTTTATCGCCAGGCAAACTATAACCTGCTGAGGGAGGAGTCCGAAGGTTTCTCCAAGCTGGTCAACGAGCTATATACAAGCCTGAGGGCGGATCCAGATGCCGACTACCCCTGGGATGCAGCCCAGGCGACCTTTGAGAGGGTCAAGGGACTCATAGGCACGTTCGACCTGGACGTCGGCCGCGTTTTCGATATCAGCCTCGATGTCTTTGCAGCTACAATAGTCAAGCAACTTCGTCCTTTCCTCAAGTTCCTCCGCATCAGCTCTTGGTGGCCACGCACCATGTCCAAGTCCGACGACACCGCGATCTTTAGTGGTCTCCCACGTTGGGCTTGGCCAGAACTTGCCGCTGATGGGCTGACAGAAAGCGACCATGAGGCTGCcttcgagaagaagaagctctCCAGGGATATAGCTTTTTGGAGACGTGTTCGGGACATCAATATTGACGCGTTTTACGAGCTCGGGGCTAGGGAGGTCGCAGGTGCGGACTTGCAGCGCCTGATAGAGAGTGACGAAGACTCTGGGTACAGTGAAGCTGAGCGGGAGTGGATCAAGACGACAAAGACACTTCCAGCTCGAGGCAACCGCACTGCCGCACAGATACTTGGTTTCAAGCTCAGATTCTACCAAACACCGGAAAACGAAGGGACCAAAGTCCCGGGGAATCTTCTCTGGGTTGCCGCCGTTCTCATCAAAATCGGCTTCATCTCACTCACTGACATATATCCTCACGTGTACCACCCTGACGAGGAAATGAAGGAATACCAAGAAGAGTTGGAGAAGGAACTCCGAAAGCAGCGAGCAAAGAACCGGCCAGGTGCCGCTTCAAACGCCTTGGCGGCGGCTGGAGCACTCTCGGATGATACCCTCCCACCTGGTGCGGCAAATCAATCTTCTAGGCGCTTGGGAGAAAGTACTGCGTCAAAGCCTGATAGCGACCGCAATGGCAAAGACGCAAAGAATAAGGGCAGCCAGGAGGACGATGATATATTCGACCAGAAGTGCCTGCTGTTAGAACACCTGCTACTTATCGGTGCACTTCCAGAGGCGCTTTTCATCATTGGTCGGTTTCCTTGGCTTGTAGAACTCGCGGGACCAAAGGTCCTACCGGGTCTGCACCGTATTCTGGAATACGCCATCGATAAAGTCTACGCAGAGGCCGCCCCTGTTCCTGCCAGCGGAGATAATGTGCAGGCCTGTCCACCTAAAAAAATCATTGACTTGGACCAGACTGGAGTTCGCAAGGGAGATCTTCGCCTGACTGATCCTACACCTAGGCGGTTCCTCCGCTGGCCCCATCCCGACAAAATGGATCATTTGGAAGGCCAGAACTACCGGTATTACTTCAACGAGTGGAACGACAACATCCCAGTTTGTCAGGACATTGAAGATGTGCTCACCCTTTGTAACACGTTACTGAACATATCAGGCGTTCACATCGGTCTTCACGCCCCCTTGCTTGCAAAACTGACCGCCATAGGTACCCATAGTTTGCACATCGACAAATCACCAGAGAACTATGAACGCTGGCGGGCATTGTTACAGCGCCTCCTGGTTCCCGCCCTTAGCCACACTGGGGAGAACTCCTACCTTGTCGACGCCGTCTGGGCAATGCTGAAACTCTACCCAACACATGTACGGTATAGCATTTACGCCGACTGGTACGAAGGACCGACTTCCAGATTACCTGGGATGAGAGACGCCTTTGAGATTACTCGACTCAACACCCAAGGCACAATGAAGCGCTTGTCTGCTGATAACATCAAGAAAATGGCGCGAACCATGGCAAAAGCTGCATACTCATCACCAGGTATAGTCTTCAAGGTCGCGCTCGAGCAAATAGAAGCGTACAGCAACCTTATCGAGGCGTTTATCGAGTGCGCCAAATACTTCACAGATCTGGGCTACGATGTGCTCTTATGGTCTCTGCTGAACTCTCTCAGCACATCAAGAAGTCGTACGTCTTCGGCATCGGTACTCAACACAAGCCAGTGGCTTCAGGCTCTCTCCAAGTTTTCTGGCCAAGTCTTTCGCCGTTATGCGAACCTTAACCCCACACCTGTCCTGCTCTATGTCAACGAACAGCTTTGCAAGGGCAACTCAACAGATCTTGTCATTCTCGAAAGGCTCATCACTTCGATGGGTGGTGTAGTCTCAGACGTGGATTTCACTGATGCTCAGCTCGAGGCGATGACTGGCGGCCCTATTCTACGAAAGCAGACGCTGATCAACGTTCAGGACAAGCGTTTCGAATCGTCGACGCAAAAGAGTGCTCTCAGGTTGATGAGGGCGTTGCTGAGCAATGACTTGGCTGGCCGGTTGCTGGTAAGTATTGCTCAATACCGGCAGGTTGCCATTTACAGGATACCCGAGGACGAAGCGCACATCAAGTACTTGGCGAGCGTTATCGATAGCACACAGAAGATTCTGAGCCAGTTTTTGGACTTGCTGCGTAGCAATCTCGAACCAGACCGGTTTGACGCCACTGTTCCGGGGCTAGTTGCGCTGCTTAGTGAATTCGGCTTGGATCCTAGCCTGGCGTTCATGATTGGTCGCGGTAGTCTCACTTTCATCAGGAACCCACCCAAGGCACCTGCTCTTCCGTCGCCCAAGGACGAGCTCAGTCGAGCCCAGGTCGTTTCGACCCCGGCTGCCGATGCAGAAGGGGATGTTCCGATGACCACTGCGGTTGAGGGCTCGCCTGATGTCACTATGGGCGAGCCGACAGCCACAGCTCAGAAGGATTCATCGGCCGCACAGAACTCTCAGACTGACGGAGCCGGCCCTGCGGCCGATGGTGTGCGCAACGGCGATCAGTTTCTGGAGCTTCTGCAGCCCTTGTCGGCAGCAGTGCAACCTCTATTGAGCCCCGAAGTCTTGAAGTCAATGAGCCCAGAGTTTTACACGATTTTCTGGTCGCTGCAGCTCTCCGATATAGCGGTGCCACAGTCGAGTTATGAGGCAGAGAACACTCGACTTCGCTCGCAACTCGAAGAAACGATAAGAGATCGGTCGGATATGTCTAAAGCGGGCCagcagaagaaggccgaacgGAGGACAGGCCTGGAGAATATCTCGAAACAACTGCGAGATGAGATGGTACAGCTGGCGGAGAGCAACCTGAGAATAAGAATAAGGGTAGCCAAAGGAAAGCCATCTTGGTTCCCTGCCGATGCCAACCCTAACGCTGTACACGACACCCTTATCGAGCAATGTCTGCTGCCAAGACTTCTCCTCACAGCCACGGACTCGATTTACACCTTCCGGGCAGTCAAATTCCTCCATGAGAACCGCGTTCCCAACTTCAAGCTCATGACCCTCTACGACCGTCTCTTTAACGCTAACCGACTGAGGACTATGATCTTCACCTGCACAATGGGTGAGGCTGTCCACTTCGGCCGGTTTCTGCGTTTTGTTCTTGCCGACCTCGCATCTTGGCATCGCAGCAAGGCATTATATGAGGAAAAGGGGCTAGGGCTGTTCGCCAAGACTGGCAAACGGATTTATCTCGGTTTCGCAACAGCCATCGACGACAAAGGTGTACCCCAGTCATTTGTTGAGCATGATCCTTTCAGGGACCTCCTGTACAGCTGGCACAAAAACTTGAACACAGCGTTGAAATCGTGCCTCCAAGGCTCGGAGTGGATGCACATTCGAAATGCCATCAGTGTGCTGAGCTCCATCGTTGAGGTCTTCCCAGCTGTAGACTTCATGGGGAGCCAATTTGCTCAGCAGCTAGATGCGATCAAGGTCCGCGAGAAGGACCGACACGCCGATCTTGCAACAGCTGCAGGAATGGTCGAATCTAGCATGAAACGCAGGAAGCCGAAGTGGGTGATGGTGCAAGCTTTCCGACCTAATATT AGCGGGGAGCCGCAGGAGGAGGCTAAAGTCGCAAGCGAGTCTCAACAAGATGCCCCCAAAAGCCTCCGACCCAGTGCCCCTGAGTTTAGGCCAAAAAGCGCGAATGG CACAAATGCCTCCAGCGGTGCTCGGAAGATGGATGTTGAGGACGGCGAAGTCAAGGATGGACGAGTATCAAGCAACAAATCAACTCAGTCGACGCCAATCCCCTCGCAGTCCCAGGAGAAAAAGACGGCTCTTGCAAATGACAAAGATACAGCCCAAAAGTCGCCTGCTCCATCTACACTTCCTGCTGGCAACATTGCAGGGCTTCCCAAACGACCAGAACTTCCAAAGCGGCCGGATGTTCCCATGCCCGGGCAGGGCCTTTCGCGCAACAGTCACAATTCTCGAGGCGACTCGCGAGAGTCTAGAGACGGGAGAGGTAATCGTGAGCCTCGTGATGCTCGCGAAACAAGAGAGCCAAGAGAATCGCGAGACACTAGGGATGCGAGGGATTCAAGAGAGACGCGTGATGCCCGTAACACGGATTCAACGCGTTCCGAGCGATCTGCACGGGACTTTGCAGGGTCTGAGCGGCGCGGCTcagacaacaacaacactgGCTCCAGGGAAGCTGGCCGCCCTTCGGATAAAGACAGGGGTTCTAGGAACGATCAGTCTTCACGTCGGATAGAGTCAGTCTCGGAGAGAGACTCTAGGCCCTCGAGGGATTCCGCAAGGGACTCTGCTAGGGATTTGCCAAGGGACAACTTGAAAGATCTACCCAGAGATAGGAACACTGGCCCGCGATCCCATGATGGCGGTAGGCCTGGTCCTCGTGACGCACCACGAGATTCCTCGAGCGCACCCCGTGGATCAGCACTTCCGCCTGCGGCAGGCGACCCTCAGGAGCCCACTATCAACCCGGCGCGTGCTCGACTGCTAGCAGAGGAACACCCGGGAATGTTTACACCTGATCGTGCTGTGCCACACCGTGAAAGGCGAGGCCCCTCGCCGACACGATCTCCTCGAGATGATTCCCGGCAACGCTCCCAACCCGCCCGACCTCCATCGCCCCCACGGGGTGAACAATTTCGCATTGAAACAGTTTCCTCGGATCGCGAACGCAACCAAGGTCGGGGTAGAGGCTTCCATGTTGAACCAACAGGGCCACCCGGTCGAGAGTCGTATGGCGGGGAGGCCCCCATCCACAACGCGCCTCGTGACAAGTATAGAGATCGAGACGGTGAGCGAAGCGCTGGGGACCGCCAACGACACTCACATGACCAGGATAATGGTCGCTTGAGCCACCACGATCCTAACTACGGTCGGCTTAACCCGATCCAGTCCGTAGCCTCTGAAGGCCCTTCGGGACCGCACTCGGGGCCTCCGTCAGGACCTCGGGGAAGGGGAGCTAGGGAGTCTTCACGCTTGAGCTCGCTCGATACTAGCGTCTCTCAAGCACCATCATGGTCTGAAGGACGAGGGGCCAATGCCAATGGAGACATTCAGCGCGGTACATCACCTGACCGTCAGCCTCCAACTGGTCCTGCATCTGGGAGGGGTTCGAGTCGCAGGAATCGTCCTGGTCAGTTTGAACCGGGCTCAGCCGCTGCGTCTCCCACGAGCACAGTAGCCCCCTCTCCAACGACCGGTGTTCATCCAGATCGGATGCGTCTAGTCAGCGGAACAGGCGCACCTGGCTCTGGACCAGGCCAAGGTGGCCCTCCAATGCACAACTCTTCCGGCCCCAACTCTGCCGGGCCCGTGTCCGCGAATTCTATTCCTGTCAACCCCAGTCGCTTAAGCCAAATGAACTCGCGGCCGGCGCCTTCGCAACAGCCGGCGTCTGCGGGCCCACGGCAGCCCATGGGTCCACCTCTCCATACGCCCGACAGGCCGTCGCATACTGGAAGGGGTCCTCTTCCCCCCTCCAATATTCCATCACACACACCTGGTTCGGACCCTCGCGGCAACCATTCGGTTCCTTCGGGGCCTGGTTCGGCCAATGACCGTAACAGGAACCGGGGCCCGCGCGCAATGATGGACAGCATCAACACAACCCTGGAGAAGGCTGGTCAAGAGAACAGGGCGAACTACAATGATGGTAACCGGGGTAACTACAACAACAATAGGATGAGTGGCGGACGTAACGTCCCGGGCTCAGACGCTCGCATTCTTACTGGTGGCTCGCCCGCATCGACGCCTACTCAGGAGCGTACTAACCCGATGCTTCGCGACCTCCCCGGCGATCGTGGACATTCGTCTTCTTTCGGCGGCGACATGCCAAGGGGTGGGCCTGTGACGGACTACAGTAATCATGGCCCCAACGGCAGTAGCAGTCGAGATGGTCGTGATCACGAGCGGTCGTCAAGCCGCAAAGAACACCGCGAATCACGCTCTGGCAGACCTTCTCGTCGTGGCAGCAGAGATCGCAGTGGTGATCGTGGTGACCGTGGCGATAGGGAATCTAGAGAGCATCGGGAGAGTGGTCGCGATAGGAGGAGCGGAGCACCCGGCAGTAGTGGCACCAGTGGTGGCAGTGGCCATGGTCGGGACGGTGAGCGCGAAAGCTCTTCTAGGAGGGGAACTGCTCGAGACTCAACCGGTGGCGGTGGGCGTGAAGCCATTCCAAACGCTACCAGCGGCCGGGAGTCTCTAGGGGGCAGTGGTCGCGAGTCTCGACACCGTGGGGACGTACCTCGCGATCATTCgagtggcggtggcggtggcggtgagAGGATGCCCGGTGGTGGAGGCAGCAGAGGCGGGCGTGGTGGGGGAGGATCCGGCATGCCGCAGCCGAGATCTTCGGATGACCGAAGGGACGGTGGCAGCAGTGGAGGGAGGGATGATCGTGGCAGCCGGAAACGGCGGTCTGAGGATGCGGCAGGACTTTCGAGTGATCGTGACAAGCGGCAGCGGCGATAG